A section of the Polynucleobacter sp. AP-Sving-400A-A2 genome encodes:
- a CDS encoding DNA topoisomerase IV subunit B: protein MATRKTSEYSESSIQVLKGLEPVRQRPGMYTRTDNPLHIIQEVLDNASDEALGGFGKQIIVTLHTDSSVSVEDDGRGIPVGMHPTEKLPVVEIVFTQLHAGGKFEKGSGGAYAFSGGLHGVGVSVTNALSKRLEVTVWREGQVSTLTFADGRVIEKLKTSAAGKEDKSHGTRVRAWPDGKYFDNAAIPMPELIRLLRSKAVLLPGVKVTLIQEKSGESQTWQYAHGLRGYLNEAMAQAGHGAEVIPPFEGEQYATGNGDDDSFAEGEGAAWVVTWTEDGPPVRESYVNLIPTPAGGTHESGLREGLFNAVKGFIEMHALQPKGVKLMPEDVFARASFILSAKVLDPQFQGQIKERLNSRDAVRLVSGYAKSALELWLNEHVDYGRKLADLVIKQAQARTRAGQKVEKKKSSGVAVLPGKLTDCESEDIGLNEIFLVEGDSAGGSAKMGRNKEYQAILPLRGKVLNTWEAERDRLFANNEVHDIAVAIGVDPHGANDMPDLSNLRYGKVCILSDADVDGAHIQVLLLTLFYKHFPKLIELGHIHISRPPLFRVDAPARGKKPAQKIYALDASELQAIEDKLRKDGVKESAWQISRFKGLGEMSAEQLWDTTLNPDTRRLLPVTLGTWTEDETIKTMDMLMGKSESGARRDWLEERGNEVEADI, encoded by the coding sequence ATGGCTACCCGTAAAACATCTGAATACAGCGAATCATCGATTCAAGTCTTAAAAGGGCTTGAACCCGTCCGTCAGCGGCCGGGAATGTACACCCGCACTGATAATCCCTTGCACATCATTCAGGAGGTACTGGATAACGCTTCTGACGAGGCTTTAGGAGGGTTTGGCAAACAAATCATTGTGACTTTGCATACCGACAGCAGTGTGAGTGTGGAGGATGATGGCCGCGGTATTCCTGTGGGAATGCATCCAACCGAGAAGCTCCCAGTAGTAGAAATCGTCTTTACCCAGCTTCATGCTGGCGGTAAATTCGAAAAAGGCTCCGGCGGTGCATATGCCTTCTCTGGTGGTTTGCATGGTGTCGGTGTTTCTGTAACCAATGCCTTATCTAAGCGACTAGAGGTCACCGTATGGCGTGAGGGTCAAGTCTCTACATTGACCTTTGCTGATGGCAGGGTGATTGAAAAGCTCAAAACCAGCGCCGCCGGCAAAGAGGATAAGTCTCACGGTACACGTGTACGTGCATGGCCTGATGGCAAGTACTTTGATAACGCAGCTATCCCTATGCCTGAACTCATTCGTTTATTACGCTCTAAGGCAGTCTTATTGCCAGGCGTAAAAGTGACCCTGATTCAAGAAAAGTCTGGCGAGAGCCAAACTTGGCAATATGCCCATGGCTTGCGTGGCTACTTAAATGAAGCAATGGCTCAAGCTGGTCATGGCGCAGAAGTAATTCCTCCATTTGAAGGTGAGCAATACGCTACTGGTAACGGAGATGATGACTCCTTTGCTGAAGGCGAGGGCGCTGCTTGGGTTGTAACTTGGACCGAAGATGGCCCACCTGTGCGTGAGAGTTATGTGAACTTAATCCCGACTCCTGCAGGTGGAACGCATGAAAGTGGTCTGCGTGAAGGCCTCTTTAATGCCGTGAAAGGCTTCATTGAGATGCATGCTTTACAACCAAAAGGTGTCAAGTTAATGCCTGAAGACGTCTTTGCGCGCGCTTCATTTATTTTGTCTGCCAAGGTATTGGACCCCCAATTCCAGGGGCAAATTAAAGAGCGTCTGAACTCTAGAGACGCAGTGCGTTTGGTTTCTGGCTACGCTAAATCTGCATTAGAGCTTTGGCTCAATGAGCACGTGGACTACGGTCGCAAACTAGCGGACTTAGTGATTAAGCAAGCTCAAGCTAGAACCCGTGCTGGCCAAAAAGTAGAGAAGAAAAAATCATCTGGTGTAGCAGTTCTTCCCGGAAAGTTGACTGATTGCGAGAGCGAAGATATTGGCCTGAATGAAATCTTCCTGGTTGAGGGAGATTCAGCCGGCGGCTCAGCCAAGATGGGGCGCAACAAAGAATATCAAGCGATCCTGCCTTTGCGTGGCAAGGTTCTCAATACTTGGGAAGCCGAGCGCGATCGTTTATTTGCCAATAATGAAGTACATGACATTGCGGTAGCCATTGGCGTCGATCCACATGGTGCTAATGACATGCCGGATTTATCGAATTTACGTTACGGCAAGGTCTGCATCTTGTCTGATGCGGACGTCGATGGTGCGCATATTCAGGTATTGCTACTCACCTTGTTCTACAAGCATTTCCCTAAGTTAATTGAATTGGGGCATATCCATATTTCCCGGCCGCCCTTATTTAGAGTGGATGCGCCAGCTCGTGGTAAAAAGCCAGCCCAAAAGATTTACGCTTTAGATGCAAGCGAGCTGCAAGCAATTGAAGATAAGTTGCGTAAAGATGGCGTCAAAGAGTCTGCTTGGCAAATTTCTCGTTTTAAAGGTTTGGGCGAGATGAGCGCTGAACAACTGTGGGATACCACCCTCAACCCAGATACTCGTCGCCTATTGCCAGTGACATTGGGCACGTGGACAGAAGATGAAACAATTAAAACAATGGATATGTTGATGGGTAAATCCGAATCCGGGGCTCGTCGTGATTGGTTGGAAGAGCGCGGTAACGAAGTAGAGGCGGATATCTAA
- a CDS encoding CaiB/BaiF CoA-transferase family protein, producing the protein MGALSHIRVLDLSRVLAGPWCTQNLADLGADVIKVEKPGEGDDTRHWGPPFARDQNGKDTAESAYFISINRNKRSITVDISKPEGQEIIRQLAKDSDVVIENYKVGQLAKYGLDYESLIKVKPDLIYCSITGFGQFGPYSKRPGYDFIVQGMGGFMSVTGEADDFPGASPQKAGVAIADIFTGMYATTSILAAIAHKNHTGEGQYIDLALLDTQIAVMANVASAYLCSDEIPKRWGNASPTIVPYQTLPTSDGWMIVAAGNNGQFRHFVTAGNEAHLADNPLYSENPMRVKHREQLVPLLEEMTRKKTKAEWIALLEKANVPCGPINNFQEVFENEQVKARDIQINVPHPTAGKMKLVASPMRLSKTPVEVRMAPPTLGQHTDEILRERLGLSAQDIDLLRENGSI; encoded by the coding sequence ATGGGAGCCTTAAGTCATATTCGCGTTTTAGACCTCAGCCGTGTGCTTGCCGGCCCGTGGTGTACTCAAAACCTCGCCGACCTCGGTGCAGATGTCATTAAGGTTGAAAAACCTGGTGAGGGCGATGACACACGGCACTGGGGCCCTCCTTTTGCCAGAGATCAAAACGGCAAAGATACGGCTGAAAGTGCGTATTTCATATCCATTAACCGCAATAAACGTTCCATTACGGTCGATATTAGCAAGCCTGAAGGCCAAGAAATCATTCGCCAGCTCGCAAAAGACTCCGATGTCGTCATTGAGAACTACAAAGTTGGACAGCTGGCTAAGTACGGACTGGATTACGAGAGCTTAATCAAAGTAAAGCCGGATCTCATTTACTGCTCAATTACTGGATTCGGGCAATTTGGGCCCTACTCAAAACGCCCTGGATATGATTTTATTGTCCAAGGAATGGGTGGCTTTATGAGCGTTACCGGTGAAGCGGATGACTTTCCAGGTGCTAGCCCGCAAAAAGCGGGTGTTGCAATTGCCGATATCTTTACCGGGATGTACGCCACCACCTCCATCTTGGCGGCCATTGCCCATAAAAACCATACTGGCGAAGGTCAATACATTGACTTGGCACTATTGGATACGCAAATAGCAGTCATGGCAAATGTGGCTAGCGCCTATTTATGCTCAGATGAAATCCCCAAACGTTGGGGCAATGCATCGCCAACGATAGTACCTTATCAAACACTTCCCACATCAGATGGCTGGATGATTGTTGCAGCCGGAAATAACGGCCAATTCAGGCATTTTGTTACCGCAGGTAATGAAGCCCATTTAGCCGATAACCCTCTGTACTCCGAGAATCCAATGCGGGTGAAGCACCGCGAACAGCTAGTACCTCTGCTGGAGGAAATGACGAGAAAGAAAACTAAGGCAGAGTGGATTGCCTTACTTGAAAAAGCAAATGTACCCTGCGGACCAATTAATAATTTTCAAGAGGTATTTGAAAATGAACAGGTCAAAGCCCGTGATATTCAAATCAATGTGCCCCACCCCACAGCTGGCAAGATGAAGTTGGTAGCAAGTCCTATGCGACTCTCTAAAACTCCAGTAGAAGTCAGAATGGCACCCCCAACCTTGGGACAGCATACTGATGAGATCCTACGCGAGAGACTGGGTCTTAGCGCGCAGGATATCGATTTACTGAGAGAGAATGGTTCGATCTAA